From the Corallococcus exiguus genome, the window TCGTTGTCCACGAGCGTGCGCACGTACCCGGCGGCCTCCTGTGCATCCACCTCCGCGTCCAGCGCGACCAACGTCCGCACCAACTGCTCCGGCCGGGCCCCTGCGCGCGCGTGCTCCAGCACCGCTTCCAGGTACGCATCCGGCCGCACCGAGGACAGGTGGTGCCGGCGCGCCGCGCCCACGTGCCGCGTCTCCACGTAGCGAAGCCGCCCGGCCGCGCGGTACAGGCTGCCATTGGGGCGGTAGCGGAGCACCTCGCGCAGGGCCGGGTGGCGCACCAGCGCCTCCACCAGTCGCGTGAGGTAGTCCATGTCCAGACGGGTGTCGCGCTGGCACTCGCGCACGTCCGCCACCGCCAGGTGCGTGCGCGCTCCCAGGTGCCCCACGGAGCACGACGCGAAGAGGCCGAAGGGCGTGCAGCGCCCCGCCATGCGCAGGAAGTAGCGCACCAGGGCCTGCTCCACCTTGAGGCCGTACTCGCTGTCCGGCGCCTGGAACCAGAGCGGCAGCTCCTCCTCCAGCGAAGGCGACGCGACGAAGAGGGCCTCACGCACCTCCGGCCGCTCCACGTACGCGCGCAGCCTCGTGCGCAACAGCGCGCGATCCGCGTCCAGCGCCTTCGCGAGCGATTCGGTGGCGTGCGGCGCGGTGAGCCGCGAGTTCCAGTGCTCCATTGCGTCGAAGGGCAGGAGCGGAGTGCGCAGGACGAAGAAGTCCGCCGGTTCCATCAGGAATTCGGCGGGAGGCGGGCGCTGCCCCTCGGGAGCGCGGCGGCGGAGCTGGGACATCGCGGCGGACCTCGGAACCAGGTGCGGGAAACGCCCCGGGCCGGCGAGCACCGGCCCGGGGCAATCGCTCACCATGGCTCGGAAGCGGACCTCACCTCCGAGCGCATGGCGCACGCATCAGAAACAGCAGCCGAAGAACTCACCCGTCTGGCAGAGCGCGTTCGTGTAGCAGACGGTGGCCTCGGTCGGATCCGTGCCAGTGCAGGCGACGACGGAGGTCGGGGCGCCACCGGCAACCTGCTTCATCTCGGTCTCGTTCAGCGCGCGCAGGGTATCCTTCGACAGCGTCAGCTTCTTGGTGGGCTTCTTCATGATTCGTCTCTCGCTGTAAGGCCGCACGGAATTGCGCGGTCGAAACGAATTACGAAGCCACCTGGAATTCCTGGTCGTTGCCCCAATCACTTATCAGCGTTCCGCGTCCTGTGGAGGCAGCCACGTGAGCACGTTGCGCGACCACAGATTGCGGAAGGTGGCGACAAGCTTCGCGCGCTCCGCCGGGTCCGTCATCTCGTTGGCGTCGGCAATCTCAGCAATGCTGGTGGTGCCATCCGCGAGCCCAAGCAGTTCCCGCTCCATGTCGCTGGCGCCGAGCCCGGGGGGCAGCAGGAAGCGGGTCGGATCCAGGCCGGTGGTGCGTTCCACGCTCTGCGCCGTGGGGCGCTCCAGGAGATGTGGGTGCACCCATGCGCGGCTCCAGGAGCCCACCGCCAACGGGCGCAGCGATTCCACACGCTCGGGCGGCACGTCCTCGCGCAGCACCTGGAGGAGGGCCTCCAGGTTGAGTAGGGCCCGCGCAAGCGGCGGCGCCATGCCCGGGGGCACCCGCGCGCCCGCCATCGCGCGCACCGCGAACACGGCGGTGGCGATGGACACCATCACCCCCGCGTTGGAGGCACCCACGTGCAGGGGCCCTCCGGCGAGCCGCACGCGGCGGCGACCCTCGAAGACGAGCGGCCACAGGTCCGGCCGGGACTCCACCGCCAGGCGCTCCTGCTCCGCCGCGGTCCAATCCGGGTGCGCCTGCTTCGCCTCCTCCAGGCTGACGGACTCCCGCAGCCCTCGCACCTCGTCCCCTGTCAGCACTCCCGCGCGCGAGAGCAGTTCCAGCACGTGTGGGGACAGGCGCGCGCCGCATGCGGCCACCAGCACGTCGCACGGCAGATGAAGCGCCTCGCCGCCCTCGTGGTACGTGACGCCGTCGCGGGTGACGCGCACCGCGCTGGCGTTCGGCACCAGCCGCGAGCCCGTGGCCTCCACCAACCGCGCGAAGTGCGGCAACCGGTGCATGCCCCGTGGCGCGCCGCGCATCAGGAGCGTCACCGGCTGGCCCGCCATCATCAGCGCCCCGGCCTGCTCGAAGCCGGAGATGCCACCGCCCAGCACCGCCACGCGCCGGCCGGCCACCTCCGCCGCGGAGCGCAGCCCCTCCCGCACCTCCACGCGGGAGCCGGGCTGCACTGAGTCTGGAGGCAGGGGTCGCCGCTCATACCAGGCGGTGACGAGCACCTCTTCGGCGCGCACCTCGATGCGGCCCTCTGGCGTCTCCACCTCCACCGTCACGCCGTCCGCGTCGGGGCGCAGGCCCACGCAGCGATGGCGGCAGCGGATGTCCAGGCGCCCCGTCTGGATGACGCGCGCGTAGTAGTGCAGCACGTCCTCGCGCTCGCACTCCAGCGCGTCGCGGCAGTCCAGCGGCAGTCCACCCACCTCCCAGTGCGAGGCGGGCGACAGGTAGACGAGGCCCTCGATGTGGTCATGCAGCGATGCCAGCGGGGTGGCGCCGGACTCCAGGGCCAGGGCGGGGATGCCACGTGCCCGGGCCTCGAAGAGGGCAGCCACCGCGGTGGGGCCGCCGCCAATGACACACAGCTTCGTCGTGAGGGTCGTCATGCGCGCGCCAGCCTATACACGGTTCGGCTGCCCAAGCGCGATGAGGGCTTTTTTGAAAGGAATCGAGCCAGGATTACCGCCTCATTTCGTATGGGATGCGGACACGCTGGTGAGAGCAGGGGAAGCGCATGCGCATCTTCCAGGACATGGGGAGGCTCCTCCAGGAGCGGTGGCTGAAGGTCCAGCACAGCGAGGAGGCCTTTCCCGACATCGCGGCCGAGGTCCTGCGGGAGCTGGCCCCGCATCAGGCGTTCAAGACGCTGGAGCCCCTGGAGTGGCTCTACGGGACGCGTGACTTCCCAAAGCAGCTCACCACGCGTCCGGGCTTCGGCCAGCCCGCGCTGACGGTGTTCTCCGACGCCCGCCTGCTCATCGACCTGTACTACTGGGTGGACGGCACCACCGACATCCACCAGCACGGCTTCTGTGGCGCCTTCCAGGTGCTCCAGGGCAGCAGCATCCACGGGCACTACCATTCCCGCGGCCACGCGGAGGTGATGACCCGCCTGAAGGAGACCTTCGACGCCGAGGAGGTGGACGGCCAGTCGGACGACATCGCCGCGCTGGCCGACTCCCTGCGCGAGTCCACGCTGTTCCGGCCCACCTTCAGGGGCTGAATGGGCGCGGTCTCCCTTCTCATTTACTTCAAGGTCGCGCCGCTACGCTTCGGACTCCGGAGACGCCTGCGCGTCGGGTTGCTTGCTGGCGCGGACGACCGCGACCCACGCGAGCAGGACCAGCAGCAGTGCCGGAAACTCCACGATGAGCCGCGTCGCATCGGCACTGCCACGCTCGGGGTGGGGGTCCAAGGAGAAGCTCAGCTGGCGCTTCCAGGGCAGCTGGTAGGTCCAGCTGGTGGAGTGGCGGCGACTGAGGAACTTCACCTCCCAATCCGAGGTCGGCCCGGGTTGCGTGGGGCCGATCCCGGTGGCGCTGGCGATATGAAGCCGGATCAATCGCGCGTCGGTCCAGCCCACCCACCATGAACGGCCGTGGATGAAGGGAGACCGCAGCGGCCGGGCGGAGGTCCTGCCCACCGAGAAAGAGTACCAGGGGCTGAGGTACCAGACGGCCGTCAAGGCCAAGGCCAGCACCAGGAGTGCCTTCGGGAGTAGACTCCGTGCTCGGGAGCGCCGTGACGTGGGTTCGGACATCTGCCCGCCCACTGTAGCGCTATTTCCCTCACTTCTCGTTAGCGAACGAGGACGAAGGCGGGGCTCCGTTCGATGCCGCAGGCCGCCTCACGCGTCTGACAGGCGAAGCCCGCAGCCCAGAATTCAAATCAAACCCAAGATGCCGGTCAGGTCGTCCGTCCAGGCGGGATCCCGAGGCTGTTTCAGCCCTTACCCTTCGGACGGCTCACCGTGTACATGACGATGTTGTGGTCCGAGCCGCCGGTCGGGCCGGCCCTCACGTTCGAGACCTTGCACCCGTAGGACATCGCATAGTCAATCTTGCCGTGGCCGTGGCTCTCCACGCCGCCATGGGTGGTCATGCCCGCCTGCTGCGCAATCCAGCCGGGCGACCACTTCCCCTTCGTCGACGCCGGCTCGTTCCAGTCGCCACCGATGAGCAAACCCTCGTCAGGGTTCTTCGCGATCTTCCGCTGCGCGAAGCCGAGCAGCTTCTCGGAGAGTGACTTGTAGGTGCTCACGCGGTTCTTCGGCCCGACGGGCTCCCCGCCCTTCCAGTCGACCGAGGGCGGCTGGTGGGCCGAGACCACCTGCAGCCAACCCGCGAGCTTGACCGCGGTGGCCGCCCGCGGCGGAGCATGGCCGCCGCGCACGGTGGTCCAGCCGCCGCCCTCGCCTTGGATGGACGTCTTCTGCCCCTGGAGCAGGCTGTCCTTCACGAGGATGCCCGTCTCGCCATGGTCCTTGGCCCCGGGGAAGGTCACCAGGTGGTAGCCAGGGATGTTCTCCAGGGCCTTGTGGTAGCCGTTGATCTCCTGGAGCTGGACGAAGTCGAGCTTGTTCTTCTTGGCGAAGTCGCCCAGCCACTTCTTCACGTCCTGGGGATTGCGGTCGCGCTCGACGTTGTAGGTCGCGCCCTTGAGCTGCGACGGGGTCTTGCTCTTGCTGTCGCTGCCACCGGCCGCACTGGTCTGGGCGGTGGTGCTGCCTTCAGTGCCGGGGGTGGTGGTGGCGCTGATGCGCTTCAGCGATTGGTCCATCCGCTCGCCGACGACCCCCTGCGGCTTCCCTTCCCAGCCGTTGTCGCGCTTGTAGGCGACCACCGCCTTGGCGGTCTTGGCGTCGAAGCGGTCGTCGGCGGCCCCCTTCAGGTAACCGGCCGACTTCAGGCGCTCTTCGACCTTCTGAACGCGGTTGCCAGTGGATCCGACGTGGAGGGGGCGGTGGTGGGCGGTGGTTCGCATGGTTTTCTTGATTCTCGACCATCGAGAGGAAATGTTTCCTCTGTTCGCGCCGACGCGGCAGAACTTGCCGCACTGCGACACGGTGGCCCGGCTTCGTCAGGAAGAATGCAAAGGAACGAAGGTCTTGCTCGACGTGGGCGCGCGGACCCTCCACATCGGTCCGGAGCAAGGTTCCATCCGTTCGCGAAGGGAATGACACGATGAGCACTGGAAGCTTCATTTGGTACGAGCTGATGACCCACGACCCCGACGCCGCCGCGAAGTTCTATGGCGCCGTCGTTGGCTGGAAGATCTCGGCCCCGTCCGAGTCCATGCCGAGCGGACAGGACTACCGCATGATCATGCGCGGCGATGGCGGCTCCGCTGGCGGCGTGCTGCGCCTTTCACAGGACATGGTGCAGCATGGCGCACAGCCCTGCTGGCTCGGCTATCTGCACGTGGCCGACGTCGATGCGTCCATCCAGGCCATGGTCGCCGATGGTGCCAGGGTGCTGATGCCGCGCATGGATCTGCCCGTCGGAAAGATCGCGATGGTCGCCGACCCGATGGGCACGCCCTTCTACGTGATGGCGCCGATTCCACCGCCCGGTAAGCCCGATGCGAAGAGCGACGTCTTCGACGTGAAGGCGTCGCAGCGCATCCGCTGGAACGAGTTGGCCAGCCCCGACCTCACGCGCGCCAAGACGTTCTACGCGAAGCACTTCCACTTCCAGTTCAACGAAGTGATGCCCATGGGCCCGATGGGCGACTACTGCTTCGTCGACCACGACGGCGTTCGGCTTGGCGCCATCATGCAGAAGCCCGCCGAGGGCCCCGGCCCCACCGGCACCTGGCTGTTCTACTTCGGCGTGCCCTCGGTCGCCGAGGCGCAGCGCGCCATCACCGCCAACGGCGGCAAGGTGCTGCAAGGTCCGCACGAGGTGCCCGGCGGCGACTGGATTGTCGTCGCAACGGACCCCTCGGGTGCAGCATTTGGTGTTGTAGGAAGCAAGGGCGAGTGAGCCCAAGGAGCGCAACCATGACGAACCCCGTGAACAAGGCCCTCATCTGCCTCTGGTACGAACGCAATGCCGAAGAAGCGGCTGCGTTCTACGCCCGCACCTTCCCCGGCAGCTCCGTTGGCGCCACGCACCGCGCCCCGGGCGATTACCCGGACGGCAAGGAGGGTGATGCCCTCACGGTGGAGTTCACCGTGCTGGGCATTCCGTGCATCGGCCTCAATGGCGGTCCCGCCTTCAAGCACAGTGAAGCCTTCTCGTTCCAGATCAGCACGAAGGACCAGGAGGAGACGGACCGCTACTGGAAGGCCATCGTTGGCAATGGCGGTCAGGAAAGTCAGTGCGGGTGGTGCAAGGACAAGTGGGGAATCTCGTGGCAGATCACCCCTGCCGCCCTGACGGACGGCATGAGCGATCCGGATCCGGCCGCGCGCAAGCGGGTGTTCGCCGCGATGATGGAGATGAAGAAGATCGACATCGCGGCGATCAACGCGGCGCGCAAGGGCTGATACCCGCGAAGAAGAATGCAAAAGAATTCCGGGGGCTCCTTCCCTGGGGGAACGGCGGTTCGCGCACCCGCGAGCCGCTTCCACCAGGAGCCTTCATGTTCCGGATTCCGTCCCTCTGCCTCTGCCTCTTCGCTTCGCTCGCCATCGCCGACGAGTCCTCCAAGCCCGCGCGGCTCACCGTGGCCCAGAAGAACGGCTGGGCCACCTACGACACGGAGCTGAAGAAGAAGGAGGACGCAGTCAACAAGGCCTGCGGGTCGTCCTTGAAGAGCAGCTACGACAGGTCGACCTACCCCGCCTTCGACCCGATGAAGGACCGGACCCAGAGCGCCTGCCAGTCCGCCGTGGGCACCCTCGTCGAGGTCTGCGGCACCCCGGATGGCAAGGCGGCGGTGAAGGAGGCCGTCACCCAGACGGTCTGCAAGCTGTCGACGGAAGGGACCAAGGTCTCGCTCGACGGGAGCGTGCTGACCATCCACATCGACCCGGCGAAGAGCTCCATCGCGGGCAAGCAGCCCGGGAACTACAGCTGGAAGGGCGCCCTCGAGGAGATTCTGTAGCCGCGGCGTGAGCGGCTCGTGCCAGGACCGCGCCTCTACCGGCGCGCCTGGGCGCGGGCAATGATGGCCCCCCTCGTCACACCTGCCTGCTCGAAGCAGAGCGCGGCGCGCGCGAGCGCCTCGGTCAACGACGCGACCTCCTCGTGTTGATCCGCGCCAGGACGGACGAAGCTGGTGACGGCCCTCGCGAGTCTCGCGGTGGTCGAGTTGATCACCACGAAGAACCCCTTGCAGTACTCGCGAGCCAGGTCGGCGATCTCGGCCTGATGATCCGCCAGCAGCATCCGCTGGGAATGGGTCAGCGGGCGGGACCGCGAGAAGTCGATGATCAGCACATAGGGCTCGCGCCGGTGGATGAGCTTGGAAAGGCTCCGGAGGATGCTTTCCATCTCGCTGTCCGTCGTGGTGTCGCTACGCTGGACAATGGCCAGGGGCCAGAGCGATTCGTCGAGGGTGTACATGGAGGGAGATGTCTCAATCGGCGGTTTCGGTGAAACATACACCACCCGCGAATCAGCGCGACAGAGCCCTGAAACATGTAACACGAGAAATCTGCAACAAATAGGATGTCCATGTGACGTTGACACGCATCCGGGCGCGACGAATTTTCCAGACAGGAAGCTGCGCTTCTCCCCTGCTTCCAGGAAGCCGAGCCCCTTCACGCATGGATACGACAGGCGAGCCCCCCTTCATCTCCACCGGCCAGCTCCCCGCGGCGGAGCAGGTCCGGGCGTTGGTGGACGAGGCCTACCAGCGCCACCAGGGGAACACCGAGGGACAGTGCTCCCAGGTCTACCCGGCGCTCGCCAGGGTGGATCCCCGGCTCTTCGGCGCGTGCGTGGTGGGCATCAACGGCAGCAGCCATGGGGCCGGGGACGTGGACCATCCCTTCTCCATCATGAGCGTCTCCAAGCCGTTCGTCTTCGCGCTCGTCTGTCAGTCCCTGGGGCCCGAAGAGGTGCGGCGCAAGCTGGGGGTCAATGGCACGGGCCTGCCGTTCAATTCGGCCATGGCCCTTGACCTGAGCCCGGACGGGCGGACCAACCCCATGGTGAACTCGGGAGCGCTGGCGACCACGGGGCTCGTTCCAGGCAGCAGCCCCGAGGCCCGGTGGCGGTTCATCCATGAGGGGCTGTCGCGCTTCGCCGGACATCCGCTCGTACTCGACGAAGAGGTGTATGCCTCCGCGATGGAGACCCATCACCGCAACCAGGGGCTCGCCTTCCTGCTCCACGGTCTGGGCCGCCTGGAGGCGGATCCGGTCCTGACGACCGGGCTCTACACGCGCCAGTGTTCATTGGCGGTGACCGCCAGGGAGCTCGCCGTGATGGGAGCGACCCTGGCGGACGGAGGCGTCAACCCGCTCACCGGGATGCGCGTCGTCGACGAGGAGGTCTGTCATCACACGCTCGCGGTGATGGCCACGGCGGGGATGTATGAGACCTCCGGGGACTGGCTCTACGACGTGGGGGTCCCGGGCAAGAGTGGCATTGGTGGCGGCATCGTCGCCGTCGCGCCGGGCAAGGGCGGGCTGGGCACCTTCGCCCCGCTGCTCGATACAGCGGGCAACAGCGTCAAGGGACAGCTCGTCGCGCGGTTCCTGGCCCCACGGCTTGGCTTGAGCCTGTTCATGTCACGCCCTCAGCCTGGCACGGCCTGGCGCCCCCCGTCGTAGAGGTCCATCGCGGTGGGACTTGGGGTTCTTCTGTCGGATTCGCTAGAAACCCCTCCGTGCCGACCCCATCCCTCTCATCGCGCGGTGGCTTCGCGTCCTCCACGCTCGCGCTCTGGCTGATGTGTCTGGCCCTGTTCGGCATCTACACCACGAGCGAGGCGCGGCTGCAGACGGACTCGCTGTGGTCCATCCCTTCCGCGGCCAGCATCCTCCACGAGGGCAACACCGACCTGGACGAGTTCCGGCACTGGTTCTTCCCGGGGACTGCCTATGCGCGCAACGAGGCCGGCGGCCACACGTACTACGTGTACCCGCCGGGCGTGATGGTCTCCGCGCTGCCGTTCCTCGCCGCCGCCGAAGGACTCATCTCCCTGATGGAGCCAGTGCTGCCCCGCCTGGGGACGTTCGGTGCCGATGCGCTGGCATGGCGGACGCTGTTCCGGCACACAGGGCGGGAGTACCTGGGCTCGTTCGCCCTCACCGAGCAGCTCATCGCCTCTTTCTACGTCTGCGCCGCCGCGGCGGTGCTCCTCGTCACCCTGCGCAGGCGGGTGTCCCCGGGGGCGGCGCTCGTCACCGTGCTGCTTTTCGGGCTGGGCACCACGGCGTACTCCACCGCGAGCCGGGTGCTCTGGCAGCACGGCCCCGGGCTCCTCGCCATCGCCTGCGTCATGCTGTTGCTGGCCCGGCCCGCGCAGACCGCGCGCACCGCGTTCCTGTTGGGCCTCTGGGTCGCGGCCGCCTATGCCTGCCGGCCCACGCACTCCCTCAGCATCCTGGTGGTCACCGGGTTCATGGCCCTGCGCTTCCGCCGCCAACTGCCGGCCTACTTCGCGGGCGCGGCGCTCGTGGCGATACCCTTCTGCGCGTACCACCTGTCTGTCTATGGCTCGGTGTTCTCGCCCTACTACCGTCACACGGTGGATCCGCTCGCCGGACCGTTCTTCATGGCCCTGGCCGCCAACCTCGTCAGTCCCTCGCGAGGCCTCTTCACCTTCTCACCGTTCCTCGTGCTGGGCGTCGTGGGCTTCGTCCAGCGGTGGCGCAGCCGAAGCCTGGAGCCCTACGAGGTCGTCTTCGCCCTCATCCTGGTCCTGCACTGGGCGGCCATCTCCTCCTTCTACATCTGGTGGGCCGGGCACTCCATTGGCCCGCGCTTCTTCACCGACGTGCTGCCCTACCTCGTCTACTTCCTCGCGTTCCCCGTGCAGACGGTGCTGGAGGCTCCCTCACGGAACCGCGTCCTCGCGGGCGCGCTCGTCGTGACGGCCGTGTTCAGCGTGTTCCTCCACTGGCGAGCCTCGCACTCCTACGACGTCCACAACTGGAACTCCTCGCCGGTGGACGTGGACAAGAATCCTTCGCGCGTCTGGGATTGGAAGGATGCGCAGTTCCTGCGCGCCCTTCCCCGTGACGCCTGATTTCCGGCGGAGGCCCTGCCTCAGAGTGACGCGGCGACTCCCGGGGTGAGCCAGCGCACGCGCGGGTCGCTTCCAAGGACCTCACGTGCCTGGGGCTCGGTCGCCAGCGGCTCGAAGGTGCCGAAGTGCATGGGCACGATGATGGAGGGGCGGAAGTACTTGCGCACCGCGAGCGCGGCGGTCCGGGGGTCCATGCCGTAGCGCCCGCCACCCACGTTGAGGAGCACGATGTCCGGGTGCAGCAGCTCCTGCACCAGCGCCATGTCGCCGAACAGCCAGGTGTCGCCCGTGACGCGAACCTCTTCCACTCCCGCGAGCCTCGCGGGCAGCACCACCCGGCCAGGCTCGTCGGGTCGCATCGTGGCTCCAGTATGGAGCAAGTCCGGGTCACTGCTTCGGCGCGGGCTTCGGGTCCTGGGTGTTGCGCAGGTCCGCGCGCACCACGGCGTTGCCGAAGCGCTCCACGTTGGTCAGCCAGGCCGCCGCGTTCTTCACGTAGCGCGCGGTGCCCGCCGTGTCCCACTTGTTGT encodes:
- a CDS encoding class I lanthipeptide, with amino-acid sequence MKKPTKKLTLSKDTLRALNETEMKQVAGGAPTSVVACTGTDPTEATVCYTNALCQTGEFFGCCF
- a CDS encoding NAD(P)-binding domain-containing protein — translated: MTTLTTKLCVIGGGPTAVAALFEARARGIPALALESGATPLASLHDHIEGLVYLSPASHWEVGGLPLDCRDALECEREDVLHYYARVIQTGRLDIRCRHRCVGLRPDADGVTVEVETPEGRIEVRAEEVLVTAWYERRPLPPDSVQPGSRVEVREGLRSAAEVAGRRVAVLGGGISGFEQAGALMMAGQPVTLLMRGAPRGMHRLPHFARLVEATGSRLVPNASAVRVTRDGVTYHEGGEALHLPCDVLVAACGARLSPHVLELLSRAGVLTGDEVRGLRESVSLEEAKQAHPDWTAAEQERLAVESRPDLWPLVFEGRRRVRLAGGPLHVGASNAGVMVSIATAVFAVRAMAGARVPPGMAPPLARALLNLEALLQVLREDVPPERVESLRPLAVGSWSRAWVHPHLLERPTAQSVERTTGLDPTRFLLPPGLGASDMERELLGLADGTTSIAEIADANEMTDPAERAKLVATFRNLWSRNVLTWLPPQDAER
- a CDS encoding peptidoglycan-binding domain-containing protein — its product is MRTTAHHRPLHVGSTGNRVQKVEERLKSAGYLKGAADDRFDAKTAKAVVAYKRDNGWEGKPQGVVGERMDQSLKRISATTTPGTEGSTTAQTSAAGGSDSKSKTPSQLKGATYNVERDRNPQDVKKWLGDFAKKNKLDFVQLQEINGYHKALENIPGYHLVTFPGAKDHGETGILVKDSLLQGQKTSIQGEGGGWTTVRGGHAPPRAATAVKLAGWLQVVSAHQPPSVDWKGGEPVGPKNRVSTYKSLSEKLLGFAQRKIAKNPDEGLLIGGDWNEPASTKGKWSPGWIAQQAGMTTHGGVESHGHGKIDYAMSYGCKVSNVRAGPTGGSDHNIVMYTVSRPKGKG
- a CDS encoding VOC family protein, coding for MSTGSFIWYELMTHDPDAAAKFYGAVVGWKISAPSESMPSGQDYRMIMRGDGGSAGGVLRLSQDMVQHGAQPCWLGYLHVADVDASIQAMVADGARVLMPRMDLPVGKIAMVADPMGTPFYVMAPIPPPGKPDAKSDVFDVKASQRIRWNELASPDLTRAKTFYAKHFHFQFNEVMPMGPMGDYCFVDHDGVRLGAIMQKPAEGPGPTGTWLFYFGVPSVAEAQRAITANGGKVLQGPHEVPGGDWIVVATDPSGAAFGVVGSKGE
- a CDS encoding VOC family protein, translated to MTNPVNKALICLWYERNAEEAAAFYARTFPGSSVGATHRAPGDYPDGKEGDALTVEFTVLGIPCIGLNGGPAFKHSEAFSFQISTKDQEETDRYWKAIVGNGGQESQCGWCKDKWGISWQITPAALTDGMSDPDPAARKRVFAAMMEMKKIDIAAINAARKG
- the glsA gene encoding glutaminase A: MDTTGEPPFISTGQLPAAEQVRALVDEAYQRHQGNTEGQCSQVYPALARVDPRLFGACVVGINGSSHGAGDVDHPFSIMSVSKPFVFALVCQSLGPEEVRRKLGVNGTGLPFNSAMALDLSPDGRTNPMVNSGALATTGLVPGSSPEARWRFIHEGLSRFAGHPLVLDEEVYASAMETHHRNQGLAFLLHGLGRLEADPVLTTGLYTRQCSLAVTARELAVMGATLADGGVNPLTGMRVVDEEVCHHTLAVMATAGMYETSGDWLYDVGVPGKSGIGGGIVAVAPGKGGLGTFAPLLDTAGNSVKGQLVARFLAPRLGLSLFMSRPQPGTAWRPPS
- a CDS encoding MBL fold metallo-hydrolase — protein: MRPDEPGRVVLPARLAGVEEVRVTGDTWLFGDMALVQELLHPDIVLLNVGGGRYGMDPRTAALAVRKYFRPSIIVPMHFGTFEPLATEPQAREVLGSDPRVRWLTPGVAASL